From the genome of Solidesulfovibrio carbinolicus, one region includes:
- a CDS encoding LysM peptidoglycan-binding domain-containing protein, with product MPRIPAFLSAFFCLGLAVASLPFQADAYTVQAGDTPQSIAKKHNISVDELLKANKNLKPNKMLIGDSLTIPGGSAPAKADKKAPEKEPAHKDKAKAEPTSPKERAAEARDREREKKSATTSSSASAPAPAASGHGGSYTVKKGDSLGSIAAKHGVSVDELLKANKNLKPTKMMIGDVLTLPGGAPAKADHAKPEPAEKPAAKSAKATEPHDATISHTVRKNETPDSVAKSYRISVKELARLNPDMGKKLHAGQKLTIPAAAAAKAAEAELPGRGLPEAEPEAAPERVPAKTARAPEPADPTPSLPESRDSADAEAAFEKGIEFGKQNKFQKAIEFFDKAIKLNPNRADFFASRGHAHYYLAQYPKAIDDYTKAIEKNPSFALAYSMRGLSRARSDKYQQAVEDFNKAISLGPTEADYYKGRGFTYLRLKQYGPMCQDYQKACSLGDCELLESVKKEKLCQ from the coding sequence ATGCCTCGAATTCCAGCCTTCCTTTCCGCCTTCTTCTGCCTGGGCCTGGCCGTGGCAAGCCTCCCCTTCCAGGCGGACGCCTATACCGTCCAGGCCGGGGACACGCCGCAGTCCATCGCCAAAAAGCATAACATTTCCGTGGACGAGCTGCTCAAGGCCAACAAGAACCTCAAGCCCAACAAAATGCTCATCGGCGACAGCCTGACCATCCCCGGCGGCTCCGCTCCGGCCAAGGCCGACAAGAAAGCCCCGGAAAAAGAGCCTGCCCACAAGGACAAGGCGAAAGCCGAGCCGACCTCGCCCAAGGAACGCGCCGCCGAAGCCCGGGATCGGGAAAGAGAAAAAAAATCCGCCACCACAAGTTCCAGCGCAAGCGCCCCAGCTCCTGCCGCATCGGGCCACGGCGGCAGCTACACCGTCAAGAAAGGCGACAGCTTGGGGAGCATCGCCGCCAAGCATGGCGTCAGCGTGGACGAGCTTTTAAAGGCCAACAAGAATCTCAAGCCCACCAAAATGATGATCGGCGACGTGCTGACCCTGCCGGGCGGCGCGCCGGCCAAGGCCGATCACGCCAAGCCCGAACCGGCCGAAAAACCTGCTGCCAAATCGGCCAAGGCCACTGAACCCCACGACGCCACCATCAGCCACACCGTGCGCAAAAACGAGACGCCCGATTCCGTGGCCAAAAGCTACCGCATCAGCGTCAAGGAATTGGCCCGGCTCAACCCCGACATGGGCAAGAAGCTCCACGCCGGCCAGAAGCTGACCATTCCGGCGGCGGCGGCGGCCAAGGCGGCCGAAGCCGAATTGCCCGGGCGGGGCCTGCCCGAAGCCGAACCCGAAGCCGCGCCCGAACGGGTTCCGGCCAAAACGGCCCGCGCGCCCGAACCAGCCGATCCGACCCCATCTCTGCCCGAAAGCCGGGACTCCGCCGACGCCGAAGCGGCCTTTGAAAAAGGTATCGAATTCGGCAAGCAAAACAAGTTCCAAAAGGCCATCGAATTCTTTGACAAGGCCATCAAGCTCAATCCCAACCGGGCCGATTTCTTCGCCAGCCGGGGCCACGCCCACTACTATCTGGCCCAGTATCCCAAGGCCATCGACGACTATACCAAGGCCATCGAGAAAAACCCCAGCTTCGCCCTGGCCTATTCCATGCGGGGATTGAGCCGCGCCCGGTCCGATAAGTACCAGCAGGCCGTGGAGGATTTCAACAAGGCCATCAGCCTTGGCCCCACCGAAGCCGATTACTACAAGGGCCGGGGGTTCACCTACCTGCGGCTCAAACAGTACGGCCCCATGTGCCAGGACTACCAGAAGGCCTGTTCGCTGGGCGACTGCGAACTCCTCGAAAGCGTCAAAAAGGAAAAGCTCTGCCAGTAG
- a CDS encoding glycosyltransferase family 2 protein, translated as MKRPSLAVSLVTYTYNDHALAAGLLAEAGSWRGLPRECVVVDDGSAVPFAAPDTVPAPRVLRLSPNQGPARAKAAGMGACGSRFVLSLDADIRLPSDWLVRCLPEAARPEVGIVATPIVNDAGEGLLADYQKLRYSLANGFSGEAQVAPAGVWLMRREVWQRHGFHDYAGRLHEDVHFSRTLRAAGLSLRILPGPPARQIRRLSRTTMARRGWTWQGPEFLEAAKANPIDPANALLVAVGRRMERHRAVNPAFLYYDCLYLAHALVEILARAGYSNAAAALPAALAGALPEPLAGAYLLADLARLGHETASFAGAGQAAPLVAALAQALASLLPPDAPAALAAAVPELAAEDVREDWDFSFYDALPSAAK; from the coding sequence ATGAAACGCCCGAGTCTGGCCGTGTCGCTCGTCACCTACACTTACAACGACCACGCCTTGGCGGCCGGACTTCTGGCCGAGGCCGGGTCCTGGCGGGGCCTGCCCCGGGAATGCGTGGTGGTGGACGACGGCTCGGCCGTGCCCTTTGCCGCGCCGGACACGGTCCCGGCTCCACGGGTGTTGCGCCTGTCGCCGAACCAGGGGCCGGCCAGGGCCAAGGCCGCCGGCATGGGCGCGTGCGGGAGCCGGTTCGTGCTGTCCCTGGACGCCGACATCCGCCTGCCGTCGGACTGGCTGGTCCGCTGCCTGCCCGAGGCGGCCCGGCCCGAGGTCGGCATCGTGGCCACGCCCATCGTCAACGACGCCGGAGAGGGCCTTTTGGCCGACTACCAGAAACTGCGCTACAGCCTGGCCAACGGCTTTTCCGGCGAGGCCCAGGTCGCGCCGGCCGGGGTGTGGCTCATGCGCCGCGAGGTCTGGCAGCGCCACGGCTTCCACGACTATGCCGGCCGGCTCCATGAAGACGTGCATTTCAGCCGCACCCTGCGCGCCGCCGGCCTGTCCCTGCGCATCCTGCCCGGGCCGCCGGCCCGGCAGATACGGCGGCTGTCCCGCACCACCATGGCCCGGCGCGGCTGGACCTGGCAGGGGCCGGAATTCCTGGAGGCGGCCAAGGCCAATCCCATTGATCCGGCCAACGCCCTGCTTGTGGCCGTGGGCCGGCGCATGGAGCGCCACCGGGCCGTCAATCCCGCCTTCCTCTATTACGACTGCCTGTATCTGGCCCACGCCCTGGTCGAAATCCTGGCCCGGGCCGGTTATAGCAACGCGGCGGCGGCCCTGCCGGCGGCCCTGGCCGGGGCGTTGCCCGAACCCCTGGCCGGGGCGTATTTGCTGGCCGATCTGGCTCGCCTGGGGCACGAGACGGCCTCGTTCGCAGGGGCCGGACAGGCTGCCCCCCTGGTGGCCGCCCTGGCCCAGGCGCTGGCTTCCTTGCTGCCGCCCGACGCCCCGGCGGCCCTGGCCGCCGCCGTGCCCGAGCTGGCCGCCGAGGACGTCCGGGAGGATTGGGATTTTTCCTTCTACGACGCCCTGCCGTCTGCGGCGAAATAA
- a CDS encoding zinc-binding alcohol dehydrogenase family protein, with protein MKAIIATGGLDPDAPQAFTEKELPEPEPREHDIVVRLQAVGVNPVDTKVFDRLAPGQERILGWDAQGLVEAVGAKAGRFAPGQAVYYAGSITRDGCNAAYQAVDARLVAPAPASLSPAQAAALPLTGLTAWEGLFDRLGFTPAQGANAGRSLLVVGGAGGVGSMVVQLAAWAGLDVTATAGRPESAAWCLEIGAKNVLGRGDLAAEAEAAGLGDFDAIYCSTHMEEHWTAMARVVAPQGSVCLIDDPSGPLDITVFKQKAVRLCWEFMFARSMFATPDMARQGEILEQIAGLLDAGRLRPTLALTIEGLTAESVRQAHIRQRSGTMVGKQVITV; from the coding sequence ATGAAAGCCATCATCGCCACGGGCGGCCTCGATCCCGACGCGCCCCAGGCCTTTACGGAAAAGGAACTGCCCGAGCCAGAACCCCGAGAGCACGACATTGTCGTGCGCCTGCAAGCCGTGGGCGTAAACCCCGTGGACACCAAGGTCTTTGATCGGCTGGCCCCTGGCCAGGAACGGATTCTGGGCTGGGACGCCCAGGGCTTGGTGGAGGCCGTGGGCGCCAAGGCCGGCCGTTTTGCGCCGGGCCAGGCCGTCTACTACGCCGGCTCCATCACCCGCGACGGCTGCAACGCCGCCTATCAGGCCGTGGACGCCCGTCTCGTCGCCCCGGCCCCGGCAAGCCTGTCCCCGGCCCAAGCCGCCGCCCTGCCGCTGACCGGCCTCACGGCCTGGGAAGGGTTGTTCGACCGGCTGGGGTTCACCCCGGCACAGGGGGCCAACGCCGGCCGCAGCCTGCTGGTCGTCGGCGGGGCCGGCGGGGTCGGGTCCATGGTCGTCCAACTGGCCGCCTGGGCCGGCCTTGACGTCACGGCCACGGCCGGCCGGCCGGAGTCAGCCGCCTGGTGCCTGGAGATCGGGGCAAAAAACGTCCTTGGCCGGGGCGATCTGGCAGCCGAGGCCGAGGCGGCCGGGCTGGGCGATTTCGACGCGATCTACTGCAGCACCCACATGGAGGAGCATTGGACGGCCATGGCCCGGGTCGTCGCGCCCCAAGGCTCGGTCTGCCTCATCGACGACCCGTCCGGGCCGCTGGACATCACGGTGTTCAAGCAGAAAGCCGTGCGCCTGTGCTGGGAGTTCATGTTCGCCCGTTCGATGTTCGCCACCCCGGACATGGCCCGCCAGGGGGAAATTTTGGAGCAGATAGCCGGACTCCTCGACGCCGGACGCCTGCGCCCCACCCTGGCCCTGACCATCGAGGGCCTTACGGCCGAGTCCGTGCGCCAGGCCCATATCCGCCAGCGCAGCGGAACCATGGTCGGCAAGCAGGTCATCACGGTCTAG
- the cyoA gene encoding ubiquinol oxidase subunit II: protein MKRNTASAFAAVLGLLALAALSGCSELALLDPKGPIGEAERRLIFIAFGLMLIVVIPVIVMAVWFPYKYRESNTAAEYAPKWSHSGKIELVMWLIPLVIVILLSTLLWIETHRLDPYKPLAAPDKQLPVEVVSLDWKWLFIYPRQGVAVVNELVFPAGMPLAFDITSDTVMTSFFIPRLGSQIYAMGGMRTKLHLLADTEGDYVGQNQQFSGAGYPDMFFPARAVSQTAFDAWLQKVKASPETLDMARFDELRKPGVAAGPVYFSKVEPGIFEAILGKYDPMTKQGSPQPASHGGHGGSGGHGGQGGHGSQTGHQGHGQ, encoded by the coding sequence ATGAAACGCAACACCGCTTCCGCCTTCGCCGCCGTCCTTGGGCTGCTGGCCCTGGCCGCCCTTTCGGGATGCAGCGAACTGGCGCTGCTTGATCCCAAGGGGCCTATCGGCGAGGCCGAGCGACGGCTTATCTTTATCGCCTTCGGGCTCATGCTCATCGTGGTCATCCCGGTCATCGTCATGGCCGTGTGGTTTCCCTACAAGTACCGGGAATCCAACACCGCAGCCGAGTACGCGCCCAAGTGGAGTCATTCGGGCAAGATCGAGCTGGTCATGTGGCTGATCCCCCTGGTCATCGTCATCCTGCTCTCCACGTTGCTGTGGATCGAGACCCACCGCCTGGACCCCTACAAGCCCCTGGCCGCACCGGACAAGCAACTGCCTGTCGAGGTGGTGAGCCTCGATTGGAAATGGCTGTTCATCTATCCGCGGCAGGGCGTGGCCGTGGTCAACGAGCTGGTCTTTCCGGCCGGGATGCCCCTGGCCTTTGACATCACCTCCGACACGGTCATGACCTCGTTTTTCATCCCGCGCCTGGGCAGCCAGATCTACGCCATGGGCGGCATGCGCACGAAGCTCCATCTGCTGGCCGATACGGAAGGGGACTACGTCGGCCAGAACCAGCAATTCAGTGGCGCGGGCTACCCGGACATGTTTTTCCCGGCCCGGGCCGTCTCCCAGACGGCGTTCGACGCCTGGCTGCAAAAGGTCAAAGCCTCGCCCGAGACCCTGGACATGGCCCGGTTCGACGAACTGCGCAAACCCGGCGTCGCGGCCGGCCCGGTCTATTTCTCCAAGGTCGAGCCGGGCATCTTCGAGGCCATCCTTGGCAAATACGACCCCATGACCAAGCAGGGTTCGCCCCAGCCGGCAAGCCATGGCGGCCACGGCGGCTCCGGCGGCCATGGCGGACAAGGCGGGCACGGCAGCCAAACCGGCCATCAGGGACACGGCCAATAG